From a single Chloracidobacterium thermophilum B genomic region:
- a CDS encoding heavy metal translocating P-type ATPase, with protein sequence MLPLTSAAPASSNPATPAAEIETAVIGINGMTCAACASRIERVLRRVEGVTAAAVSLAAGQAVVTFQPGMTDLPALHAAIEKAGYEVVPPTATEDETAADEAAMLELRQLGRQALVAGLLALPLFALEMLPMLIPALHHARLAVLDEGTWRGIGLLLATLVQFGPGWRFYRAGWAAARVWSPDMNTLVMLGTTAAYGYSVAVVCFPAAFPPGTAHVYFEASATVVALVLLGRYFEARARGRTGAAIRHLLALQPKTAQVRRGGQTFELPVALIHPGDEVVVRPGERIPVDGTVVEGASFVDESMLTGEPLPVDKTVGAEVIGGTVNGQGYLVVCASRVGAETVLQGIVRLVQAAQGSKPPIQDVADRVVRWFVPAVLGVALVTFGVWWWQATFELALVNAVSVLIIACPCALGLATPTSVLVSTGQAARLGVLFRKGSALQMLDELRVVVFDKTGTLTAGHPRLTDLHGCDLPPEVSETDLLGWLAAVEKPSEHPIARAVVAEAEARGLPLPTPTDFTALPGQGVTATVAGHHVAVGTDRLMAHLNVATEAGAPVIAELARAGKTPMYAALDGRLAAVLAVADEIKPTAAAAVAHLRAQGLEVVLVTGDHPATAQAVAARLGIDEVFAGARPADKADIVRRLRQRGRLAFVGDGINDAPALAVADVGIALGTGTDVAIEAADVILMSGDPVGVLQARDLARATMRNIRQNLFWAFAYNVVLIPVAAGVLYPAFGLQLSPVAAGAAMGLSSLFVLTNALRLLKWRPRAVAAPLP encoded by the coding sequence ATGCTGCCGCTGACTTCTGCTGCACCGGCGTCGTCAAACCCAGCGACACCGGCGGCCGAAATTGAAACGGCCGTCATCGGCATCAACGGCATGACATGTGCTGCCTGCGCCAGCCGTATCGAGCGCGTGCTGCGGCGGGTGGAGGGCGTAACGGCGGCGGCGGTGAGTCTGGCTGCCGGGCAGGCCGTGGTGACGTTCCAGCCGGGGATGACCGACCTGCCGGCCCTGCATGCCGCCATTGAAAAGGCCGGCTACGAAGTCGTCCCACCGACAGCGACCGAAGATGAGACAGCGGCCGATGAGGCGGCGATGCTGGAGCTGCGTCAACTTGGCCGGCAGGCGCTTGTTGCCGGGCTGCTGGCGCTTCCGCTGTTTGCCCTGGAGATGCTGCCGATGCTCATCCCGGCGCTGCATCATGCCCGGCTGGCCGTCCTGGATGAAGGTACGTGGCGCGGAATCGGCCTGCTGCTGGCGACACTGGTGCAGTTCGGCCCGGGATGGCGTTTTTACCGCGCTGGCTGGGCTGCGGCGCGCGTCTGGTCGCCGGATATGAACACGCTGGTGATGCTGGGGACGACGGCGGCCTACGGCTACTCCGTCGCCGTTGTGTGCTTTCCGGCGGCCTTTCCGCCCGGGACGGCGCACGTGTACTTCGAGGCGTCGGCAACCGTCGTGGCACTGGTACTGCTGGGCAGGTATTTCGAGGCGCGCGCCAGGGGGCGAACGGGCGCGGCCATTCGCCATCTGCTGGCATTGCAGCCAAAAACGGCCCAGGTCAGGCGCGGCGGGCAGACCTTCGAGCTGCCGGTGGCGCTGATCCATCCGGGTGATGAAGTCGTCGTGCGTCCCGGCGAGCGCATCCCCGTGGATGGGACGGTTGTGGAAGGCGCTTCTTTCGTGGACGAGTCCATGCTGACCGGCGAGCCGCTGCCGGTGGATAAGACCGTTGGTGCGGAGGTCATCGGCGGAACGGTCAACGGCCAGGGCTATCTCGTGGTATGCGCCAGTCGCGTCGGCGCAGAGACCGTGTTGCAGGGCATCGTCCGGCTGGTGCAGGCGGCGCAAGGGTCCAAGCCGCCCATTCAGGATGTCGCCGACCGGGTGGTACGGTGGTTCGTACCGGCGGTTCTCGGCGTGGCATTGGTCACGTTCGGTGTCTGGTGGTGGCAGGCAACCTTTGAGCTGGCTCTGGTCAACGCCGTGTCCGTTCTCATCATTGCCTGTCCCTGTGCCCTGGGACTGGCAACGCCGACCTCCGTTCTGGTCAGCACCGGCCAGGCGGCACGGCTTGGCGTTCTCTTTCGCAAGGGCAGCGCCCTGCAGATGCTGGACGAACTGCGGGTGGTCGTCTTTGACAAGACCGGCACGCTGACGGCCGGCCACCCTCGGCTGACTGACCTGCACGGTTGTGACCTGCCGCCGGAAGTGTCGGAAACCGACCTGCTGGGCTGGCTGGCGGCGGTGGAGAAGCCTTCGGAGCATCCCATTGCCCGGGCCGTCGTGGCGGAGGCCGAGGCGCGCGGCCTGCCGCTGCCGACGCCAACCGACTTCACGGCGCTGCCGGGGCAGGGCGTCACGGCAACGGTGGCCGGGCATCACGTGGCGGTGGGCACCGACCGGCTGATGGCGCATCTGAACGTGGCGACTGAAGCCGGCGCGCCGGTCATCGCTGAACTGGCGCGCGCCGGGAAAACGCCCATGTACGCGGCGCTGGATGGTCGCCTGGCGGCGGTGCTGGCCGTAGCCGATGAGATAAAGCCAACGGCGGCCGCGGCTGTGGCCCACCTGCGCGCCCAGGGGCTTGAAGTCGTCCTCGTCACGGGCGACCATCCGGCAACGGCCCAGGCGGTTGCCGCCCGCCTGGGGATTGATGAGGTGTTTGCCGGGGCGCGTCCGGCCGACAAAGCTGACATCGTGCGGAGGCTTCGGCAGCGCGGGCGGCTGGCTTTTGTCGGGGATGGCATCAACGACGCCCCGGCGCTGGCCGTTGCCGACGTGGGCATTGCCCTGGGCACCGGAACGGATGTGGCCATCGAGGCGGCAGATGTGATTCTCATGTCCGGTGATCCGGTCGGCGTTCTGCAGGCACGCGATCTGGCGCGGGCGACGATGCGCAACATCCGGCAAAACCTGTTCTGGGCTTTTGCCTACAACGTCGTGCTCATCCCGGTGGCGGCAGGCGTACTGTACCCTGCGTTCGGTCTGCAACTTTCACCTGTTGCGGCCGGCGCGGCCATGGGGCTGTCAAGCCTGTTTGTGCTGACGAATGCGCTGCGGCTGCTGAAATGGCGGCCGCGGGCCGTTGCCGCCCCGCTTCCCTGA
- a CDS encoding cation transporter, which produces MHEETIEIEGMSCSHCIQAVETALRSLAGVEVRRVEIGRAAVAYDPATVNRAQIAAAVEDAGFQVV; this is translated from the coding sequence ATGCACGAAGAAACCATCGAAATTGAAGGCATGAGTTGCAGCCACTGCATACAGGCGGTCGAGACGGCGCTGCGGTCGCTGGCCGGCGTCGAAGTGCGGCGGGTGGAAATCGGGCGCGCCGCCGTGGCCTATGACCCGGCAACCGTCAACCGGGCGCAGATTGCGGCAGCCGTCGAGGACGCCGGCTTTCAGGTGGTGTGA
- a CDS encoding thioredoxin-like domain-containing protein, which translates to MAFTSPDVLPALSDRRRHSTMRRMKRLWLVCCITLLGFVLPMLPVALPAAAFSPMPDSPSLSRPTLQMGPVRAPELEGGMAWFNVPGPLSLAQLRGKVVLLDFWTYCCINCLHVIPDLKALEAKYPNELVVIGVHSGKFKTEKETNSIQQAVVRYDIRHPVVNDANFAIWNAYAVRAWPTLVLISPDGYVASRYAGEGHREELDRDIAALIAEARKKGTLKLDPVEITPRPFQETDSPLRFPGKVYADAASQRLFIADTNHHRIVVAGFDGKVLDTIGSGAPGTRNGPYNFAEFQYPQGMALDGDFLYVADTGNHLLRRVNLKTRMVETVAGTGKNERSRQTGPGTSVGLSSPWDLAIHQRTLFIAMAGAHQIWQYNLDTGVVGPYAGTGAEGRQDGTLETAVFAQPSGLSTDGKRLYVADSEISAVRAIDLATGQVTTLAGGDLFDFGDTNGKGENARFQHPLGVAAAERKLYVADTYNHKLRTIDLRTRFVSNLIGSGMPGLQNDLPALFHEPGGLSYAAGKLFVADTNNHVIRLVEFEPTRVSTFAIDKLTAPTPIKLKDDALPNEEQIGVPTQRLTPGAGEIVVDIQLPPGFKYAPTAEQRYFVSIEAGTEGLTIPAKAMAVTSSKLRFPVSIPYTVTANGMGAFDVVVSVTFCKEGNEGFCSVATYRFHVPFIGRPKGSTKRPVLLKSIPPPTP; encoded by the coding sequence ATGGCTTTCACTTCCCCGGATGTACTTCCGGCCTTGTCAGACCGGCGGCGGCACAGCACCATGCGCCGCATGAAACGCTTGTGGCTGGTATGTTGTATCACGCTCCTGGGCTTTGTTCTGCCGATGCTGCCCGTCGCCCTGCCGGCGGCCGCGTTTTCACCGATGCCGGATTCACCTTCCCTGTCTCGTCCGACCCTGCAAATGGGCCCGGTCCGCGCGCCCGAACTGGAAGGCGGCATGGCCTGGTTCAACGTTCCGGGCCCGCTGTCGCTCGCCCAACTGCGCGGGAAAGTCGTCCTGCTCGACTTCTGGACCTACTGCTGCATCAACTGCCTGCACGTCATTCCCGACCTGAAAGCCCTTGAAGCCAAATATCCCAACGAACTGGTGGTCATTGGCGTGCATTCGGGCAAGTTCAAGACCGAAAAGGAAACGAACAGCATTCAGCAGGCCGTCGTGCGCTACGACATCCGGCATCCCGTCGTCAACGACGCCAACTTTGCCATCTGGAATGCCTATGCCGTTCGCGCCTGGCCGACGCTGGTGCTCATTTCGCCGGATGGCTACGTGGCCAGCCGCTACGCCGGCGAAGGCCACCGCGAGGAACTCGACCGCGACATTGCCGCCCTGATTGCTGAAGCCCGGAAAAAGGGAACGCTCAAGCTGGACCCGGTTGAAATCACACCGCGGCCATTCCAGGAAACCGACAGCCCGCTTCGCTTTCCCGGCAAGGTGTATGCCGACGCCGCCAGCCAGCGGCTGTTCATTGCCGACACCAACCACCACCGCATTGTCGTTGCCGGCTTCGACGGCAAGGTGCTCGACACCATCGGCTCCGGCGCACCCGGCACGCGGAACGGGCCGTACAACTTTGCCGAGTTTCAGTATCCCCAGGGCATGGCGCTCGATGGCGATTTCCTGTACGTCGCCGACACGGGCAACCACCTCCTCCGGCGCGTCAACCTCAAAACCAGGATGGTTGAAACCGTTGCCGGCACCGGCAAAAACGAACGCAGCCGGCAGACCGGGCCAGGAACGAGTGTCGGCTTGAGTTCCCCGTGGGACCTGGCCATTCACCAGCGCACCCTGTTCATCGCCATGGCCGGCGCGCATCAGATTTGGCAGTACAACCTCGATACCGGCGTGGTTGGTCCTTATGCCGGCACAGGCGCCGAAGGACGGCAGGACGGCACACTGGAGACGGCTGTTTTTGCCCAGCCGTCGGGGCTGTCCACCGACGGCAAGCGGCTCTACGTGGCCGACAGTGAAATCAGCGCCGTGCGGGCCATCGATCTGGCAACGGGGCAGGTGACAACGCTGGCCGGCGGCGATCTGTTCGACTTCGGCGACACCAACGGCAAGGGCGAAAATGCCCGGTTCCAACATCCTTTGGGCGTGGCGGCCGCCGAGCGCAAGCTGTATGTCGCCGACACCTACAACCACAAACTGCGCACCATTGACCTGCGCACGCGGTTCGTCTCGAACCTCATCGGCAGTGGCATGCCGGGGCTTCAGAATGACCTGCCGGCGCTGTTTCACGAACCCGGCGGGCTGTCCTACGCCGCCGGAAAACTGTTTGTCGCCGACACGAACAACCACGTCATCCGGCTTGTGGAGTTTGAGCCGACGCGGGTAAGCACCTTTGCCATTGACAAACTCACGGCCCCGACGCCCATCAAACTCAAGGATGACGCCCTGCCCAACGAAGAGCAGATTGGCGTCCCGACCCAGCGCCTCACGCCCGGCGCAGGTGAAATCGTCGTGGACATCCAGCTTCCGCCGGGCTTCAAGTACGCGCCCACGGCCGAGCAGCGGTACTTTGTCAGCATCGAGGCCGGCACCGAAGGCCTGACCATTCCGGCCAAGGCCATGGCGGTCACGTCGTCCAAGCTGCGGTTTCCCGTCAGTATCCCCTACACGGTGACGGCCAACGGCATGGGCGCGTTCGATGTTGTGGTTTCCGTCACCTTCTGCAAGGAAGGCAACGAAGGCTTCTGTTCGGTGGCCACCTACCGGTTTCACGTGCCGTTTATCGGGCGGCCCAAAGGCAGCACCAAGCGGCCCGTCCTCCTGAAATCCATTCCCCCGCCGACGCCATAA
- a CDS encoding carbon-nitrogen hydrolase, translated as MKVQPFTIGLVQMRCAADRTENLDRAAHFVREAADRGARVICLPELFQSPYFCQMEDTALFDRAEPFDDSPSLRAMQAVARETRTYLFVPFFERRAAGLYHNSVALVDDRGDIRGLYRKMHIPDDPAYYEKFYFTPGDLGFVAFDTPYGRLASLICWDQWFPEGARLAALRGATVLFYPTAIGWHPYEKETHGAAQRDAWRTVQRGHAIANGMYVAAVNRIGFEPSPTDELGGLEFWGSSFVADPQGVIVAEAPTDEETILLAEVNPSRLEDVRRNWPFLRDRRIEAYDGLTRRFLDS; from the coding sequence ATGAAAGTCCAGCCATTTACGATTGGCCTCGTGCAGATGCGGTGCGCTGCCGACCGTACGGAAAATCTCGACCGGGCGGCGCACTTCGTCCGGGAAGCGGCCGACCGGGGCGCGCGGGTGATCTGCCTGCCCGAACTCTTTCAGTCGCCCTACTTCTGCCAGATGGAGGACACGGCGCTGTTTGACCGCGCCGAACCGTTCGACGACAGTCCTTCCCTGCGGGCAATGCAGGCTGTGGCGCGGGAGACGCGGACGTACCTCTTCGTGCCGTTTTTTGAACGGCGGGCGGCCGGCCTCTACCACAACAGCGTGGCGCTCGTGGATGACCGGGGCGACATCCGCGGGCTGTACCGCAAGATGCACATTCCCGACGACCCGGCCTACTACGAAAAGTTTTACTTCACGCCCGGCGACCTGGGCTTCGTCGCCTTCGACACGCCCTACGGACGCTTAGCCTCGCTTATTTGCTGGGATCAGTGGTTTCCCGAAGGCGCACGGCTGGCGGCGCTGCGCGGCGCGACGGTGCTGTTTTATCCCACGGCCATCGGCTGGCATCCCTACGAAAAGGAAACCCACGGGGCCGCCCAGCGCGACGCCTGGCGGACGGTGCAGCGTGGGCATGCCATTGCCAACGGGATGTATGTCGCGGCGGTCAACCGGATTGGCTTTGAACCGTCGCCAACCGATGAGCTGGGCGGACTGGAGTTCTGGGGCAGTTCCTTTGTGGCCGACCCCCAGGGCGTGATCGTGGCCGAGGCGCCGACGGATGAAGAAACCATCCTGCTCGCCGAGGTCAACCCCTCCCGACTGGAAGACGTACGGCGCAACTGGCCCTTTCTGCGTGACCGGCGCATTGAAGCCTACGACGGGCTGACCCGGCGCTTTCTCGATTCGTGA
- a CDS encoding beta galactosidase jelly roll domain-containing protein, giving the protein MWRRGWLAGFWVLWLVFSGVAQPETPPETSLSLDEPVKLSVWKYRPGDDPRWADPNLDDRDWKVLHLDTQAFTEAGWRSGPGWYRTTVVVADQSPLGLLVAHAISHSAYEAYVNGHKVGQLGRLAPQPSFPNGFTYAPLRIPAEAYGGQNRLVIAIRTWEKLSPPLVRGGAFYGAQLGHPDRLDRDLQKLRAERMQRDIARVATALTIGFFAVYHLYLYFSLYVYQGRSSQREYLWLSLFAAGYALNSLSLANLLLEPDSSLPYSTR; this is encoded by the coding sequence ATGTGGCGCAGGGGTTGGCTGGCGGGCTTCTGGGTGCTGTGGCTCGTCTTTTCGGGTGTGGCCCAGCCGGAGACCCCGCCGGAGACGTCGCTCTCCCTGGATGAACCGGTGAAGCTTTCTGTCTGGAAATACCGGCCGGGTGATGATCCGCGCTGGGCGGACCCCAACCTGGATGACCGGGACTGGAAGGTGCTGCACCTCGACACCCAGGCTTTCACCGAAGCCGGGTGGCGCTCCGGGCCCGGCTGGTATCGCACCACGGTGGTTGTTGCCGACCAGTCCCCGTTGGGTCTCCTGGTCGCCCATGCCATCTCGCACTCCGCCTATGAAGCCTATGTCAATGGCCACAAGGTCGGCCAGCTTGGCCGCCTTGCGCCGCAGCCGTCGTTCCCCAATGGCTTTACTTATGCGCCGCTGCGGATTCCGGCGGAAGCTTACGGTGGTCAGAACCGGCTCGTCATTGCCATTCGGACGTGGGAAAAGCTGAGTCCGCCGCTGGTCAGAGGGGGGGCATTCTACGGCGCCCAACTTGGTCATCCTGACCGGCTTGACCGCGATCTGCAGAAGTTGCGCGCTGAACGCATGCAAAGGGATATAGCGCGGGTGGCCACGGCCCTGACCATTGGCTTTTTCGCCGTCTATCATCTGTATCTCTACTTCAGCCTTTATGTTTACCAGGGGAGAAGCAGTCAGCGGGAATACCTCTGGCTGAGCCTGTTTGCGGCCGGCTACGCCCTGAACTCGCTCTCGCTCGCCAATCTTTTGCTGGAGCCGGACTCTAGCTTGCCGTATAGTACGCGATAG
- a CDS encoding RNA-guided endonuclease InsQ/TnpB family protein, whose product MQPTHKIALCPTPEQVDCFKRACGTARRVWNWALNEWNRQYAAGGRPNAMALKKQFNAIKYTDPQWLDENGRPWLQDIHRDAHAQPFRNLAKAWERFFAKGGKEAHEPRLKKKGRCRDSFYVANDKFTLEGKTIRLPRIGEVAMTKELRFAGRILGATVSRTADRWFVAIQVEVPDAQFYRRRTSHEVNGIDLGIKAAATISSGEVIEAPKPLKAALRRLEIRSRRLSRKLEAARKAAGFERHARLPEGTRLPVSNNRQKSAAILARLYARIANIRADFTHKLTTRLCRENQALVIEDLNVKGMLENEKLARAISDVGFGMLRSPLEYKARRYGTQLTIADRWYPSSRLCSICGWKNEALTWRDRTWVCAQCGAHHDRDLNAALNLKRLATETALPVASPSSNGGAAAGTVPAVVGKVTPVRYDGGQQDTSGQEENRAHFCAHS is encoded by the coding sequence ATGCAACCAACCCACAAGATCGCTCTTTGTCCGACTCCTGAGCAGGTGGACTGCTTCAAGCGCGCCTGCGGCACGGCGCGGCGTGTTTGGAACTGGGCGCTCAATGAGTGGAACAGGCAATACGCGGCAGGCGGCAGGCCAAACGCCATGGCGCTCAAAAAACAGTTCAACGCCATCAAGTACACCGACCCGCAGTGGCTCGATGAGAACGGTCGGCCTTGGTTGCAAGACATTCACCGGGATGCCCACGCCCAGCCGTTCAGGAATCTCGCCAAAGCCTGGGAACGGTTCTTCGCCAAGGGGGGCAAAGAAGCGCACGAGCCACGGCTCAAGAAAAAGGGTCGTTGCCGCGACAGCTTTTATGTTGCCAACGACAAGTTCACCCTGGAAGGCAAGACGATCCGTCTGCCCAGGATCGGTGAAGTCGCCATGACCAAGGAGCTGCGCTTCGCGGGCAGGATTTTGGGCGCAACGGTTTCTCGCACCGCGGATCGTTGGTTTGTGGCCATACAGGTCGAGGTGCCTGATGCGCAATTTTATCGGCGTCGCACGTCGCACGAGGTCAACGGCATTGACCTGGGCATCAAGGCTGCCGCAACGATCTCCAGCGGTGAAGTCATCGAGGCGCCAAAGCCGCTCAAAGCAGCGCTGCGCCGTCTGGAAATCCGTAGCCGACGTCTCAGCCGCAAGCTGGAAGCCGCCAGGAAGGCAGCCGGATTTGAACGCCATGCCCGCCTGCCTGAAGGAACGCGCCTGCCGGTATCGAACAACCGGCAGAAGTCCGCTGCGATATTGGCACGGCTCTATGCCCGCATTGCCAATATCCGAGCGGATTTCACCCACAAGCTCACGACTCGACTCTGCCGCGAAAACCAAGCGTTGGTGATCGAGGATTTAAACGTCAAAGGGATGCTGGAGAACGAGAAACTCGCCCGCGCCATCTCTGACGTGGGTTTTGGGATGTTGCGCTCGCCGTTGGAATACAAGGCCCGGCGCTACGGTACTCAGCTTACCATCGCTGATCGCTGGTATCCAAGTAGCCGACTGTGCTCCATCTGTGGCTGGAAGAACGAGGCGCTGACATGGAGAGATCGAACATGGGTGTGTGCTCAATGTGGTGCGCACCATGACCGTGACCTCAATGCGGCGCTGAACCTGAAACGGCTGGCAACCGAAACTGCCCTACCCGTGGCGAGTCCGTCCAGCAATGGCGGCGCTGCGGCGGGGACCGTCCCCGCCGTAGTCGGGAAAGTCACGCCTGTCAGATACGACGGTGGTCAACAGGACACGTCGGGGCAGGAAGAGAACCGTGCGCACTTTTGCGCACATTCTTGA
- a CDS encoding SpoIIE family protein phosphatase, with product MVSIQFQLITGTGFLFSFLKLPPPRWVRWFQITLGLVILGTLALPGWFLQGLVRSLIFAVPVAALLGFTSILVGREAWRGNVAARTLCFSMGLIILAEAVQITKTIVLPMVEPQSAVAMWFAGPVAGYLVEISFGALLLTMAGAVARRYRDELDAINRNLEHMVAERTVEVQRQRDELEQKNQDIEDSLRYAQTMQQAVLPDIKNLHATFAEAFALWKPRDIVSGDFYWFHQTERACLVAVADCTGHGVPGAFMSFIGNDLLTQIVVERKIDDPARILAELDAGVQRALKQGSHESVSVEDGMDIGICRFTADGVTFAGARRPLYAVADGQLTEYAGSRHPIGGRARKPRHFENVAVAITSPMMLYLTTDGFADQPDAQGKRFKTGPLMQLLRDIATRPAGQQRAALETALDEHQGHTAQRDDITIVGLRLDASLVRWNGSTTHATP from the coding sequence GTGGTCTCCATCCAGTTTCAGCTCATCACGGGCACTGGCTTCCTGTTCAGCTTTCTCAAGCTTCCCCCGCCGCGGTGGGTGCGCTGGTTTCAGATCACGCTGGGCCTGGTGATTTTGGGCACGCTTGCCCTGCCCGGCTGGTTTTTGCAAGGTCTGGTCCGCAGTCTGATATTTGCCGTTCCCGTGGCCGCCCTGTTGGGCTTCACGAGCATTCTGGTCGGACGTGAGGCGTGGCGGGGCAACGTGGCCGCCCGAACCCTGTGTTTTTCCATGGGGCTGATCATACTGGCCGAAGCGGTCCAGATTACAAAAACCATCGTCCTGCCCATGGTTGAACCCCAGTCGGCGGTGGCCATGTGGTTCGCCGGCCCGGTTGCGGGCTACCTGGTGGAAATCAGTTTCGGGGCGTTGCTCCTGACCATGGCCGGGGCTGTGGCGCGGCGCTACCGGGACGAGCTGGATGCCATCAACCGCAATCTCGAACACATGGTGGCCGAGCGGACGGTCGAAGTGCAGCGGCAGCGCGATGAACTGGAGCAGAAAAATCAGGACATCGAAGACAGTCTGCGCTACGCACAAACCATGCAGCAGGCCGTGCTGCCGGACATCAAAAACCTGCACGCGACCTTTGCCGAGGCCTTTGCACTGTGGAAACCACGTGACATCGTCTCCGGCGACTTTTACTGGTTTCACCAGACCGAACGGGCCTGTCTGGTGGCCGTGGCCGACTGCACCGGCCACGGCGTTCCGGGCGCGTTTATGTCCTTCATCGGCAACGATCTGCTCACTCAGATCGTCGTCGAGCGCAAGATTGACGACCCGGCCCGCATTCTGGCCGAACTGGACGCCGGTGTGCAGCGTGCCCTCAAGCAGGGCAGCCACGAGTCGGTCAGCGTGGAAGACGGCATGGACATCGGCATCTGTCGCTTTACGGCCGACGGGGTGACGTTTGCCGGCGCGCGCCGTCCGTTGTATGCCGTCGCCGACGGACAGTTGACCGAATATGCCGGCTCACGGCATCCCATCGGGGGACGGGCGCGCAAGCCACGTCACTTCGAGAACGTCGCCGTTGCCATCACGTCGCCGATGATGCTTTACCTGACCACGGACGGTTTCGCCGACCAACCGGATGCCCAGGGCAAACGGTTCAAGACGGGTCCACTTATGCAACTCCTGCGCGACATCGCCACCCGCCCGGCCGGGCAGCAACGGGCGGCGCTCGAAACGGCGCTGGACGAACATCAGGGCCACACCGCGCAACGTGATGACATCACGATTGTCGGTTTACGGCTTGATGCCTCACTGGTTCGCTGGAATGGAAGCACCACCCATGCAACTCCTTGA
- a CDS encoding agmatine deiminase family protein, giving the protein MQLLDAAPAALGFRHPAEWEPQAATWLAFPHNRTDYPGKLRPVQWAYGEIIRKLADRQPVHVVVQDTTLQAQARNMLRRVGANLAQVRFFRVPTNRGWLRDAGPIFVVRDRDGAREAAICKFRFNAWAKYPDFRLDDELALRLAKQLGFPVFVPHAKGQPVVLEGGAIDVNGQGVVMTTEECLLDTVTQPRNPHLSRAEVEAVLRDTLGVSTVWWLGKGIAGDDTHGHVDDLARFVNPTTLVLCDETDASDANYAALKENHERAQDFRLPDGSRPEVIRLPMPRPLVFAGQRLPASYANFYIANGLVLVPTFNDPNDRVALGLLGECFPNRTVCGIHAVDLVWGLGTLHCLTHEQPAGVPAAPEPAPTSPQGASLVKTD; this is encoded by the coding sequence ATGCAACTCCTTGATGCGGCCCCGGCCGCCCTTGGTTTTCGTCATCCGGCCGAATGGGAGCCCCAGGCGGCCACCTGGCTGGCGTTTCCCCACAACCGTACGGACTATCCGGGCAAGCTCCGGCCCGTGCAGTGGGCCTACGGGGAAATCATCCGCAAGCTGGCCGACCGGCAGCCGGTTCACGTGGTCGTTCAGGATACGACGCTCCAGGCGCAGGCCCGGAATATGCTGCGGCGCGTCGGGGCCAACCTCGCCCAAGTACGCTTTTTTCGCGTCCCGACCAATCGCGGCTGGTTGCGCGATGCCGGGCCGATCTTTGTCGTCCGTGACCGGGACGGCGCACGCGAAGCCGCCATCTGCAAGTTTCGTTTCAACGCCTGGGCCAAATACCCGGATTTCCGGCTCGACGACGAGCTGGCCCTGCGGCTGGCAAAGCAGCTTGGCTTTCCGGTGTTCGTTCCGCATGCCAAAGGGCAACCGGTTGTGCTGGAAGGCGGAGCCATAGATGTCAATGGGCAGGGCGTGGTCATGACGACCGAAGAGTGTCTGCTCGATACGGTGACGCAGCCGCGCAACCCGCACCTGTCACGGGCGGAAGTGGAGGCCGTACTGCGCGACACCCTGGGGGTTTCGACCGTCTGGTGGCTTGGGAAAGGCATTGCCGGTGACGACACCCACGGCCACGTGGACGATCTGGCCCGGTTCGTCAATCCGACGACACTGGTGCTGTGCGATGAAACCGATGCCAGCGATGCCAACTACGCAGCGCTCAAGGAAAACCACGAGCGCGCGCAGGATTTCCGGCTGCCCGACGGCTCACGTCCCGAAGTCATCCGTCTGCCGATGCCGCGCCCACTCGTCTTTGCCGGCCAGCGATTGCCAGCCAGTTATGCCAACTTTTACATCGCCAACGGGCTGGTTCTCGTGCCCACGTTCAACGATCCCAACGACCGCGTGGCGCTTGGCCTTCTCGGTGAGTGCTTTCCGAATCGGACTGTGTGCGGTATCCATGCCGTGGATTTGGTCTGGGGGCTGGGCACCCTGCACTGCCTGACTCATGAACAGCCAGCCGGTGTACCGGCCGCTCCCGAACCGGCACCGACTTCCCCACAGGGTGCAAGTTTGGTCAAAACGGACTAG